The stretch of DNA ATCCGATCGGCGCCGTCGGGACCGAACCGATCGTCGATGTGGTCCGCGACCCGGCGAGCGACGGACAGAAGGGAATCCTCGCCGGTCGCGGAGTAGTGGGCCACGGCGGCCTCGACGAGGTGGCCGGCGCAGTACAGTTCGTGCATAACCGTGAAGTTCGTCCACCGCGTCGCGGAGTCCGCGAGCAGAAAGTAAGTGTGGAGGTAACCATCCGGCGCCTGTACCCGATCAATGAGCTCGATGAGTTCCTCCACCCGCCGTTCGAGGGTGGGCGCTTCGCGAGTCGCGAGCGTGTAACTCGCTGCCTCCAGCCACTTGTACGCGTCCGAATCGATGAACATCTGCCCCTCGAACTCCCCGCCCGCCTCCCCGACGACCCGACGGAAGTTGTCGAAACACCCGTTAGTCTTGAGGTGATCGTACACGCGTTCGAGCGTGATCACCCGATTCGTGTCGAGGCGAGGGCTCCAGAACTCGTCGTCGATCGTCACGTCAGCTAACGGAATCGGTCGGAGAGTCTCGTGCGTGGGTCGAGGGGCGTCCATCTGCTCGGACGTAGTTCGATCCCCTGTCTCATGAAGGTGTCTGTCGCAGTCAAACGGGCGAACCGGGAGGTGGACCGCACCATAATCGTCACCTCTGCCGCCACATCCGTTTAACAAGGTTAAACACGATCGCGGTGAGATATCTAAATACGTCTCACTGTTTCAGACGGGACCTGACGAGAACCGCCATCGACTCGCCCGGAGACGGATCGGCGGACTTGTGCTTTACACTACTATAACTGTAATCTCCTTCCCAGAGAGACGATGACGTCGGGGCCCGGAACGCTCAGCCGCCCGATAGTTTAACCTGATTAAACGACCGGCGCAGTCGGTCCGGAGTTATCGAGCGTTTCGAGAAGGGCACTACGCGCGGCGGTTGCGGGGCACGCGACGGTTCAGTAAAAGAGGAGTAGTCGGGCGATTCCCCAGTCCGTCCGGTGAGAGCGTCTGTCCCGTCACCGGTCGGTTCGCAACCAGACGCGCATCGCACCGGGGTCGCGGTTGTCCCACGCGTAGTAGGGAACCGCGGTCAGCATCGCCGTCTCGGTGTCCGTCCGTTCGACCGGCAAGTAGAGGTCGTCGCCCCACTCCGAAAGCGTCGGAACGTCCGCCGGGCCCTCGATGGTCACCACGCCGCCGAGGAGGTCCTCGCGGCGGTCGGTCTCCAGATCGGCGTCCGTCCGGAGGAGATACTGGTACACCGGCCGGTCGTTGTCGGCGTCTTCTACGCAGTAGACGAGTGGTCCGCGAACGAGTGCGACCCGCCCCGCGTCGGCCTCCACTTCCGGGTGCGCCACCATCCGCTCGACGGACTGTTCCAACGAGAGCGCTACGCGGTCGTCGTCCCACTCGCGACGCAACTCGACGTACTCGTCGCTCTCCGCATCGACTGACTCCCCGTTCACCGTGACGCGGACGTTCTCGCACCACTCCGGCACGCGCAGGTACACCGAGAGCTCGGTCGGTTCGGGTGCGGTCACGCCGAGTTCTACCTCACCGTCCCACGGGAGCGAACTCCGCTGTGTGAGTTCGACCTCGGCTCCGTCGACCGTCACGGACACCGAACTACCGATGTACTGGTTGACGTACACGCCGTCGTCGCCGCGCGCGTAGAGGTAATTTCCGAGCGACGCGAGCAGTCGAGCGACGTTCGGCGGACAGCACGCGCAGGTGAACCATCCCTTCCGGTGGTGGTCGCCGCTACTTTCTAAGGGGTTCTCGTAGAAGAACTCGGCCCCGTCGGCCGAGACACCGGCGAGGAACCCATTGTACAGCGTCCGCTCCACGAGGTCCGGGTACTTTGCCTCGCCCGTGAGTTCGAACATCCGCTGATTCCAGAAGATGCTCCCCACGGCGGCGCATGTCTCTGCGTAGCTGTCGTTCCTGAGGTCGTAGTCCTCGGTGAACCCCTCGTGGGCGTGTTCGGGGCCAATCCCGCCGGTGATGTACATCCGCTTTTCGGTCATGTTGCGCCAAAGACGTTCGAGCGGTTCGACGAGGGAGGAGTCGTCCGTCTCGATGGCGAGTTCGGCCGCGGCCGCGTACAGGTACATCGCGCGGACGGAGTGGCCCTCCACGTACTTCTGGTCGCGAAGCGTCCGATGCGCCTGCGCGTACCGCCCGTCGTACGCCCCGTTCTCGTCGAAGAAGACCCCCTCGGGCGATTCCGAGTCGGGAATTAACGCCCCGTCGTCGTACTCGTACCCTCCGATCTCGTCGGGATGGGTCAGTTCCCACTCCAGTCGGTCGTCCCCGCCCCGGCGATCGAGGAAGTACCTCGCGAGGTCGAGGTACCTGTCGGTCCCCGTCACGCGGTAGAGCCGAATTAGCGCCAGTTCGATCTCCTCGTGACCGGGGACGCCGTCGACCTCGTCGCCGAACACGTCGTCGATGTAGTCGGCGAAATCGATCGCAACGTCGAGCAGCGAACGTTCGCCGGTCGCGCGGTAGTGGGCGACCGCGGCCTCGACGAGGTGGCCAGCACAGTACAGTTCGTGCATCATGTGGAGATTCGTCCACCGATTGTCGGGCTCGACTAGCGAGAAGTAGGTGTTCAGGTAGCCGTCCGCCTGCTGAGCGCTCGCCACGAGGCCGATCACCTCGTCGACCTTCTCTTTCAGGGCGGGATCGTCGCGTTTCGCAAGGACGTAGCTCGCCCCTTCGATCCACTTGTAGGCGTCGCTGTCTTGGAACCACATCCCCCGAAATCCGCCCGACTTCCCGTCGGCGACCCGCCGGAAGTTCCCGAGCGTGCCCGACTCTTCGAGTTGGTCGTACTGGTACTCGATCGTAACGTTTCGGTTCGTCTCGATCCGCGACGACCAGAACTCGTCGTCGATCTCCACCTCGGCGAAATCGATCGGGGTAGCGGCTGCCCCACTACGGTCTGTCATGTATGTACACTCCAAACTCACTGTCGTGCCGGATATGTTTTTTGCAGGGGGCAACGGACGGACGCGGACGGTCGACAGAGAGTACACACGGAGACGGAACGGTGACGGTCGCCCCAGCAGGATCGGAACGGCCTCAGACGGACGCCTCGGGCGCCCGTTCGTAGAGGGGCGGGTTGTATA from Halopelagius longus encodes:
- a CDS encoding glycoside hydrolase family 127 protein, with translation MTDRSGAAATPIDFAEVEIDDEFWSSRIETNRNVTIEYQYDQLEESGTLGNFRRVADGKSGGFRGMWFQDSDAYKWIEGASYVLAKRDDPALKEKVDEVIGLVASAQQADGYLNTYFSLVEPDNRWTNLHMMHELYCAGHLVEAAVAHYRATGERSLLDVAIDFADYIDDVFGDEVDGVPGHEEIELALIRLYRVTGTDRYLDLARYFLDRRGGDDRLEWELTHPDEIGGYEYDDGALIPDSESPEGVFFDENGAYDGRYAQAHRTLRDQKYVEGHSVRAMYLYAAAAELAIETDDSSLVEPLERLWRNMTEKRMYITGGIGPEHAHEGFTEDYDLRNDSYAETCAAVGSIFWNQRMFELTGEAKYPDLVERTLYNGFLAGVSADGAEFFYENPLESSGDHHRKGWFTCACCPPNVARLLASLGNYLYARGDDGVYVNQYIGSSVSVTVDGAEVELTQRSSLPWDGEVELGVTAPEPTELSVYLRVPEWCENVRVTVNGESVDAESDEYVELRREWDDDRVALSLEQSVERMVAHPEVEADAGRVALVRGPLVYCVEDADNDRPVYQYLLRTDADLETDRREDLLGGVVTIEGPADVPTLSEWGDDLYLPVERTDTETAMLTAVPYYAWDNRDPGAMRVWLRTDR